In Peptostreptococcus equinus, the DNA window GGGCTTTTTTTATACAATGATGAAGATAGTGTCAAAAAGAGTGGTAACGCGGTATATTCGTCTCTTGGTTTTGACCAAGAGGCTATTTTTATGAAATGGGTTATAAAAACACCAAGGAAATCATTATAAAATTATTTTAAAAAGGAGAATTAAAATGAAAAAAGGTCTTAAGAAATTATTAGCTTTAAGTTTAGTTGCTGTAATGGCAGTAGGTATGGTTGGTTGTTGGTCTGATAAATATGCAGATACAGATGCACTAGATCAGATTAAAAAGAACGGTAAAATAATTGTTGGAACTTCACCAGATTATCCACCATTTGAATTTTTAGTGTCTGAAGGTGGTAAGAGCAAGGTAGTAGGTGCTGATATAGATATGGCACAAAAGTTAGCTGATAAAATGGGGGTAAAATTAGAAGTTAAAACAATGGATTTTGATGCTTTAATACCAGCTTTGCAGGCTGGAAAAGTAGATGCAGTAATTACAGGTATGTCACCAAATGAACAACGTAAAAAATCAGTAGATTTTTCTGAAATATACTTTAAGGGAGAAAATGGTGTATTAGTTGCAGAAAAAAATGTTAATAAAATAAAATCAGAAGATGAATTAAAGAAGATGAAACTAGGTGTTCAAAAAGGTTCTACTCAGGAAACTTATTTAAAAGATACATTAAAGCTTAAAGATTATAAAGCTTTAACAGCTGTTCCAGACTTAGCTATGGATTTAAAAAGTGGTAAGTTAGATGCGATAGTTTTAAACAGCAAGGTTGCAAAGATAAATGAAGGTAAATATGAAGGCATAAAGGTTGCGAATGTTAAGCTTACTGGCGGTGGAGAAGAAGAAGCCATGGCAATAGCTGTTAAAAAAGGAAACAATGCTAAGTTAATAAAGATGCTTAATGATGGAATTAAGGAATTAAATAAGAGTGGCGAATATGATAAGATATTGGCTAATGCCGTTGAAATGGTAAGCAAAGAAAAGAAATAATAGAAGTGATGTAGAGAAATAAGGAGATTAATTGATGGATTTTATAACAGAGTACTATGGTTCTTATTTATCAGGAACTGGGATAACAATAGGAATATCGTTCATAGCCCTATTTGTAGGATTTTTTGTAGGTTTGATTGCATGTATAGCTAGAATCTCAAATTCTAAAATTTTGAGATTTATATCAGGTGCATATATAGAAATAATTAGAGATACACCACTATTGGTACAGTTATCATTAATAGCATTCGGTTTACCGACTATTGGAATTAACTTTCCTAGTATATTTGGACTTAGTCCAGAGTTCTCAGCGGGAGCATTCGCCCTTACTCTTAACTCAGGTGCTTATATAGCAGAAATTATGCGTTCTGGTATACAGGCAGTTAATAAAGGGCAGATGGAGGCCAGTCGTTCACTTGGTTTAAATTATTGGCAGTCAATGAGACATGTTATAGTGCCTCAGGCTATAAAAAATATACTACCAGCACTAGCAAATGAGTTTGTAACACTTGTAAAAGAATCATCAATTGTTTCTTTTGTGGGAATTACTGATTTGATGTTTATATCAAACTCAATAAAGAACTCAACTTATAATGCCTTTGGACCTTATATATTTGCAGCTTTAATTTACTTTATAATAACATTTACACTTTCTAAGCTAGTTGGAGTATTAGAAAAGAAAATGTCTACAGATAGATAGGAGAAGGATATGAACGTAATTAATGAAAAAGAAACATTATTGAAATTAGATAATCTTCAAAAAAGCTTTGGAGACTTACAAGTATTAAAAGGTATAGATTTGGATATTAAAAAGGGCGAAATATTAGTAATAATTGGTCCATCAGGATCAGGTAAAAGTACGGTTCTAAGATGTATGAATTTGTTAGAAGTTCCAACTGGTGGAGATGTAATATTTGAAGGACATTCAATAACCAATCTAAAAACAATTGATAAAAATAGAGAAAAAATAGGTATGGTATTCCAGAATTTTAACCTATTTCCAAACAAGACTATTTTAGAAAATATCACACTTGCACCTATAAAGGTGAAGGGATTAAGTAAGGAAATGGCAACTGCAAAGGCAGAACAGTTACTTACTAGAGTAGGTTTAATAGATAAGATAAATTCATACCCAGGTCAACTATCAGGTGGACAGCAACAACGTATAGCAATAGCTAGAGCATTGGCAATGGAACCAGATATGATGTTATTTGATGAACCAACTTCTGCGCTTGACCCAGAAATGGTAAAAGAAGTTTTGGACGTAATAAAAGAACTTGCTATTGAGGGAATGACAATGGCAATAGTAACTCATGAAATGGGATTTGCTAAAGAAGTAGCTGATAGAGTGATATTTGTTGATGGGGGAAAGATAATGGAAGAAGGTACTCCTGAAGAAGTATTTAATAACCCAACAAGTGATAGAGCGAAAGATTTCTTTAATAAAATATTAATATAATTTGATAAAAATCCATTTAATCTCTGTGGTAAACAGAAACTTATCACAAAAAAACTGCTATAGTAATATAGCAGTTTTTTATATGTTTTTATAATTAAATACTATATCAAGCCCATCGATTTTAATATAAATATCCAAAGTGTAAATGTAACTGATGAAAATAGTGTTGTCATTACTATAATATTAGACATTAGTATGTAGTCGTTATCCATAGCTCTTGACATTACATAGCCAGATATAGCAGATGGAGCTCCTAACATTACTAAAATTGCTATTAATTCACTTCCTTTAAAGCCCATATAAACTGCAAATGGCATAAATAATAAGGGTAAAAAAATCAATTTTATTGAAGTAGCCCAAGCTGAAATTTTAAACTTTGCTCCAAGATTGCCGATTTTAAAATCTGCACCTAGAGATAGTAACATAAGTGCCACTGCTGTATTTCCTATAGTATTCATAGGTTTTACTATTATTGGCGGAAGTTGCCAACCAAAAATGCAAAATGGAAATCCGAGAACGATACCTATGATCAAGGGATTTTTTGATATAGACTTTACAAGCATTTTGGGATCAATTTTCCTTTTATTACCTCGTAAATTAGATTTTGCCCCAAGTGCCAAAATTATTACCGATATAGCATTAAAGAGTGGTACAGATGCAAGTATCATAAGTGGTACCATACCTGCATTTCCATATATATTATATACAAATGGAAGTCCAAGAATTGCAGCGCTACCTCTAATAGATCCCTGTGCAAATGATCCTACCATAGTTTTATCTTTTATAAATATATTTGCTATTATCCATCCTAGAGTAAACATAATTATTGTGATAAAAAAGCAATATAAAATAAACTTTATATTTTGATTAAAATCTATTTTCATTGAAGATATATCTTTAAATAAAACTAGTGGCATAGCTACATAAAATGCGAATTTATTTGATACAGAGGCCCAAGATTCATTTATTATACCAAGTTTAATAAAAAATTTTCCTGCTAATATTACCAAAAAAACTGGCATGGTAGCATTTAAAGCAAAAATAAAATTATCCAAATAAATCACCCTCTATAAACATAATTTAATACCTATTACTAGGTGTTCGTCTAAAGTATAGCATATAATTATTTTCTATTCAATGCAATGTATGGTATAATTAAAGATTATAAAGGGGTTGAATTACATGCAAGTATATTTGGATAATAGTGCTACTACAAAGCCATATAAGGAAGTTGTAGATGAAATGATAATATCACTTAGTGATGAATTTTATAATCCGTCTGCTGCTTATAGAAATGGATTTGAAGTAGAAAAAAAGATAAAATCAATAAGAAAAAATATAGCCAATACTTTGGCTGTTGAAGATAAAAATATAATATTCACTTCAGGAGGTACAGAGTCAAATAATGCCATAATTAGAAGTGTATGTAAAAATAATAAAAAAATGAATCATATTATAACAACTGAAATTGAGCATCCTGCTGTATTAAATACAGTGAAAGACTTAGAGGATAAAGGCTATAGGTTGACGATTCTTAAGGTTGATAATAAAGGAATTATTGATTTAAAAGAATTAGAAGATTCAATAGATGAAAATACAGCTCTTGTAAGTGTAATGTTTGTAAACAACGAGATAGGTTGTATAGAGCCTATTTCCAAAATTTCAAAAATAATTAGAGGTAAAAATCCTAATACTAAATTTCATGTAGACGCTGTACAGGCCTATGGAAAAATAAATTTCAAATTAAATGACTTAGATATAGATTTTATGAGTGTTAGTTCTCATAAAATACATGGTCCTAAGGGAATTGGATTTATGTATATAAAAGATATTAATAAATTTAATGCTTTTTTAACTGGTGGCGGACAAGAATCTAATTTAAGGTCGGGAACTGAAAATGTGCCAGGCATTTATGGAATGGGTAGGGCTATAGATATTTTATATAAAGACTTAGATAAAACTATAGAAAAAATAAGAGATAATAAAATTTATCTATATAATTCTATAAAAGAAAATATAAAAGATATAGTAGTAAATTCAGATGTAGAAAATGGAGTTTGTCATGTGTTAAATATCACTTTTAAGGGAGTAAAGGGAGAAGTTCTCTTACATTTTTTAGAAGGTGATGGAATATGTGTGTCTACAGGATCAGCATGCTCAGCAAAGAAAAAAGGTAGTCATGTACTAAATGCCATTGGACTAAATGAGGCTGATATCGATGGAGCTATTAGATTCAGCTTGTCAGAGGATAATACGAAAGAAGAAATAGATTATGTAGTTGAAAAACTTAAAAATCATATAGAAGATATTAGATTACTATCAAAATTTAAAAGAAGATAATAAAAGAAAATTTGAAAGGGATAAATATGTATAATATTTTAATAGCCAAGTACGGCGAAATAGGAGTAAAGGGAAAAAATAGATATATCTTTGAAAATAAATTAATAAGAAATATCAGAACAATGTTGAAAGCAATAGGGGAATTTAATGTATATAAAGAGTACGGCAGAATATATATTGATGTAGACGATACAAATTATATGCAGGTGGCTCAAGAAGTAAGAAAAGTGTTTGGTGTAGTAGGGGTATGCCCAGCTGTAAAAAAAGAAAAAGATTATGAACTATTAAAAGAGACAGCACTTAGTATGCTAAGTGAAGAAATAGAAAAAAATGATGTAAAAACATTTAAGATAGCTTCAAAAAGAGGAGATAAAACATTTAAATTTACATCACAAGAAATGAGTATAGATATAGGTGCTTATGTACTTAAAAACTTAAATAATGAAAATGTGAAAGTCGATGTTAGAAACCCAGATGTAATGATAACTTGTGAATATAGAAATGAACATATACTAGTATACTCTAGCTCAATAGAAGCTTATGGAGGACTACCTCTTGGAACAAATGGTAAGGCAATTAGTCTTTTATCAGGAGGTATAGATAGTCCAGTTGCATCTTGGTTAGTTGCAAAAAGAGGTGTGGATATAGAAGCTGTACATTTTCATTCATATCCATTCACTAATGAGAGATCTCAAGAAAAAGTTAGAGAACTTGCAAAGATACTTTCTAAATATTGTGGACCAATAAAACTTCATATGGTAAATACTTTAGATATACAAAAGGCTATAGCTGAAAAATGTAATGAAGAAGAAACTACTATACTCTCTAGAAGATTTATGATGAGAAT includes these proteins:
- a CDS encoding transporter substrate-binding domain-containing protein, with translation MKKGLKKLLALSLVAVMAVGMVGCWSDKYADTDALDQIKKNGKIIVGTSPDYPPFEFLVSEGGKSKVVGADIDMAQKLADKMGVKLEVKTMDFDALIPALQAGKVDAVITGMSPNEQRKKSVDFSEIYFKGENGVLVAEKNVNKIKSEDELKKMKLGVQKGSTQETYLKDTLKLKDYKALTAVPDLAMDLKSGKLDAIVLNSKVAKINEGKYEGIKVANVKLTGGGEEEAMAIAVKKGNNAKLIKMLNDGIKELNKSGEYDKILANAVEMVSKEKK
- a CDS encoding amino acid ABC transporter permease, giving the protein MDFITEYYGSYLSGTGITIGISFIALFVGFFVGLIACIARISNSKILRFISGAYIEIIRDTPLLVQLSLIAFGLPTIGINFPSIFGLSPEFSAGAFALTLNSGAYIAEIMRSGIQAVNKGQMEASRSLGLNYWQSMRHVIVPQAIKNILPALANEFVTLVKESSIVSFVGITDLMFISNSIKNSTYNAFGPYIFAALIYFIITFTLSKLVGVLEKKMSTDR
- a CDS encoding amino acid ABC transporter ATP-binding protein, which produces MNVINEKETLLKLDNLQKSFGDLQVLKGIDLDIKKGEILVIIGPSGSGKSTVLRCMNLLEVPTGGDVIFEGHSITNLKTIDKNREKIGMVFQNFNLFPNKTILENITLAPIKVKGLSKEMATAKAEQLLTRVGLIDKINSYPGQLSGGQQQRIAIARALAMEPDMMLFDEPTSALDPEMVKEVLDVIKELAIEGMTMAIVTHEMGFAKEVADRVIFVDGGKIMEEGTPEEVFNNPTSDRAKDFFNKILI
- a CDS encoding AEC family transporter, which encodes MDNFIFALNATMPVFLVILAGKFFIKLGIINESWASVSNKFAFYVAMPLVLFKDISSMKIDFNQNIKFILYCFFITIIMFTLGWIIANIFIKDKTMVGSFAQGSIRGSAAILGLPFVYNIYGNAGMVPLMILASVPLFNAISVIILALGAKSNLRGNKRKIDPKMLVKSISKNPLIIGIVLGFPFCIFGWQLPPIIVKPMNTIGNTAVALMLLSLGADFKIGNLGAKFKISAWATSIKLIFLPLLFMPFAVYMGFKGSELIAILVMLGAPSAISGYVMSRAMDNDYILMSNIIVMTTLFSSVTFTLWIFILKSMGLI
- a CDS encoding cysteine desulfurase family protein, which encodes MQVYLDNSATTKPYKEVVDEMIISLSDEFYNPSAAYRNGFEVEKKIKSIRKNIANTLAVEDKNIIFTSGGTESNNAIIRSVCKNNKKMNHIITTEIEHPAVLNTVKDLEDKGYRLTILKVDNKGIIDLKELEDSIDENTALVSVMFVNNEIGCIEPISKISKIIRGKNPNTKFHVDAVQAYGKINFKLNDLDIDFMSVSSHKIHGPKGIGFMYIKDINKFNAFLTGGGQESNLRSGTENVPGIYGMGRAIDILYKDLDKTIEKIRDNKIYLYNSIKENIKDIVVNSDVENGVCHVLNITFKGVKGEVLLHFLEGDGICVSTGSACSAKKKGSHVLNAIGLNEADIDGAIRFSLSEDNTKEEIDYVVEKLKNHIEDIRLLSKFKRR
- the thiI gene encoding tRNA uracil 4-sulfurtransferase ThiI, translated to MYNILIAKYGEIGVKGKNRYIFENKLIRNIRTMLKAIGEFNVYKEYGRIYIDVDDTNYMQVAQEVRKVFGVVGVCPAVKKEKDYELLKETALSMLSEEIEKNDVKTFKIASKRGDKTFKFTSQEMSIDIGAYVLKNLNNENVKVDVRNPDVMITCEYRNEHILVYSSSIEAYGGLPLGTNGKAISLLSGGIDSPVASWLVAKRGVDIEAVHFHSYPFTNERSQEKVRELAKILSKYCGPIKLHMVNTLDIQKAIAEKCNEEETTILSRRFMMRIAEEIGKTRYCDALITGESIGQVASQTMQGLVCTNASVSMPVFRPLIAMDKVEIIKIAEEIGTYETSIMPEVDCCSLFSPKKPVTKPRLERIEKSETKLDVEGLIKSAIENATMEVISY